One window of Paludibacter propionicigenes WB4 genomic DNA carries:
- a CDS encoding DUF4062 domain-containing protein: MEKRYQVFVSSTYQDLVEERIEVIQALLELDCIPVGMEYFPAADETQWDFIKKLIDESDYYVVIIAGKYGSEDEKGISYTQKEYEYALSKGIPIISFIHDDIDSLPSSKTEKDKKKIAKLEAFKENVKKKLCKYWNNPQGLGAVVSRSISQAKKNYPRIGWVRADSYSETSEKEVVQLYKRIEILEKQLNEKSTFNQTKIENLAGDNESIEIFVDVEFGPWGKRKIERKSLILTWNKVAYYMFPKLIEPQRETAIKSHVSTFLKEIYLNENIGTEFDDHISLKVSNVFYDTLKIQFQLLDLIKYYDTEVTNDEGTKTVKMGVLTEKGKEKLISLRAVIKK; encoded by the coding sequence ATGGAAAAAAGATATCAAGTATTTGTGAGTTCAACATATCAAGACCTTGTTGAAGAACGTATTGAAGTTATTCAAGCACTATTGGAACTTGATTGTATTCCTGTTGGTATGGAGTATTTTCCTGCTGCCGATGAGACTCAATGGGATTTTATAAAAAAACTGATTGACGAATCTGATTATTATGTTGTAATCATAGCTGGAAAGTACGGTTCTGAAGACGAAAAAGGAATTAGCTATACACAGAAAGAATATGAGTATGCTTTGAGTAAAGGTATACCTATTATTTCATTTATACATGATGACATTGATTCATTGCCAAGTTCAAAAACAGAAAAAGACAAAAAGAAAATTGCTAAGTTAGAGGCTTTCAAAGAAAACGTAAAGAAAAAACTCTGTAAATATTGGAATAACCCGCAAGGTTTAGGTGCAGTTGTTAGCAGAAGTATTAGTCAAGCTAAAAAGAATTATCCAAGAATTGGATGGGTTCGAGCGGATTCCTATAGTGAAACTTCAGAAAAAGAAGTAGTTCAATTATACAAGCGAATTGAAATTTTAGAAAAGCAGCTAAATGAGAAATCTACATTTAATCAAACTAAAATTGAAAACTTAGCTGGTGATAATGAATCTATAGAAATTTTTGTAGACGTAGAGTTCGGACCATGGGGAAAACGTAAAATAGAAAGAAAATCGCTAATTTTAACTTGGAATAAAGTTGCATATTATATGTTTCCAAAATTGATTGAACCACAAAGAGAAACAGCTATTAAATCACATGTTTCTACATTCTTAAAGGAGATATATTTAAACGAAAATATTGGGACTGAATTTGACGACCATATTTCTTTAAAAGTTTCGAATGTCTTTTATGATACATTGAAAATTCAATTTCAGCTACTAGATTTGATAAAATATTACGACACTGAAGTTACAAATGATGAAGGAACCAAAACAGTAAAAATGGGGGTTTTGACTGAAAAAGGGAAAGAAAAACTAATAAGTCTGAGAGCCGTAATAAAAAAATAA